From Pseudomonas sp. CCI4.2, one genomic window encodes:
- a CDS encoding pantothenate kinase yields the protein MILELDCGNSFIKWRVVLLDGAGVVAGGVVDSDAALLQAIQAVKGLSLLGCRLVSVRTDEETEYLIAALSSAFSVKIISAVPTMRMAGVTNGYEEYERLGLDRWLALVGAFHLAAGACLVVDLGTAITSDFVSPDGQHLGGFICPGVPLMRSQLTTHTRRIRYSDDIAHAALASFTPGRSTAEAVERGCSLMLQGFVLTQLDMAKKYWGERFSVFVTGGDAILVKDILPFARVMPDLVFVGLALACPLN from the coding sequence ATGATACTTGAACTCGATTGTGGAAACAGCTTCATCAAATGGCGGGTAGTTCTGCTGGATGGTGCTGGAGTAGTTGCTGGCGGGGTAGTCGATTCCGATGCTGCATTGCTGCAAGCTATTCAGGCGGTCAAAGGTTTGAGTCTGTTAGGTTGCCGGCTTGTGAGTGTTCGTACCGATGAAGAAACCGAGTATCTGATTGCGGCTTTGTCTTCCGCTTTTTCGGTAAAGATCATCAGCGCCGTTCCGACTATGCGCATGGCGGGTGTGACCAATGGCTATGAAGAATACGAGCGGTTGGGTTTAGATCGATGGCTTGCCCTGGTGGGTGCCTTTCATCTCGCGGCAGGTGCTTGTCTGGTCGTGGATTTGGGTACGGCGATAACGTCGGACTTCGTTTCACCTGATGGTCAGCACCTCGGCGGGTTTATTTGTCCCGGAGTGCCCCTAATGCGGAGTCAGCTCACAACCCATACGCGCCGCATTCGATACAGCGACGATATAGCGCATGCTGCGCTTGCGAGCTTCACCCCTGGTCGTTCAACAGCAGAGGCAGTGGAACGCGGGTGTTCGCTGATGTTGCAGGGCTTTGTGCTTACGCAATTAGATATGGCCAAAAAATATTGGGGAGAAAGGTTCTCCGTGTTTGTGACCGGTGGCGATGCGATTTTGGTTAAAGACATATTGCCCTTTGCGCGAGTAATGCCTGATTTGGTTTTCGTTGGACTGGCATTGGCTTGCCCCCTGAATTGA